The Zobellia alginiliquefaciens genome contains a region encoding:
- a CDS encoding VWA domain-containing protein, producing MIQLDEKIYFYLLAIIPVIIVLFALLQLWKKRTQKKFAETPLLKRLSPDKSNFKSGLKLLFFLLGITFLTLGLVNPKIGTKLETVKREGVDVVFAVDVSKSMLAEDIAPNRLEKAKRLVSEIINQLASDRIGIIAYAGQAFPQLPITTDYGAAKMFLQSMNTDMLTSQGTAINEAINLATTYYNDEEQTNRVLFIISDGEDHSEGNTNDAVEKAIEEGIQIYTIGVGKTKGAPIPIKRNGVVESLKKDSQGEVVITKLNEDVLIDIADDGNGEYIDGSNTEAAVERIKEQLLQMDKKEFEAKQFAEFKDQFQWFLGIGLLFLLLDIFILEKRTKWLKKLNLFNEKEIE from the coding sequence ATGATTCAATTAGACGAAAAAATATATTTCTATTTACTGGCCATAATACCGGTCATCATCGTCTTGTTCGCACTTTTGCAACTCTGGAAAAAGCGAACACAGAAGAAATTTGCCGAAACACCTCTTTTAAAACGTCTCTCACCGGACAAGTCCAATTTTAAATCGGGCTTAAAACTTTTGTTCTTTTTGTTGGGCATCACCTTTCTGACATTGGGGCTGGTGAATCCTAAAATTGGCACGAAATTGGAGACCGTAAAACGCGAAGGTGTTGACGTGGTTTTTGCCGTAGATGTCTCTAAAAGTATGTTGGCGGAAGACATTGCCCCTAACCGTTTGGAGAAGGCCAAACGCCTCGTTTCCGAGATTATCAACCAATTGGCAAGTGACCGTATCGGTATTATTGCCTATGCAGGACAAGCCTTTCCGCAACTGCCCATTACAACGGATTATGGTGCGGCAAAAATGTTCTTGCAAAGCATGAATACAGATATGCTTACCTCACAAGGTACTGCCATTAACGAGGCCATTAATCTGGCTACCACCTATTATAATGATGAAGAGCAGACCAACCGTGTGCTTTTTATTATTTCGGATGGGGAAGATCACTCGGAAGGCAATACAAATGATGCTGTAGAGAAAGCCATAGAAGAAGGCATTCAGATTTATACTATTGGGGTTGGAAAAACCAAGGGCGCTCCTATTCCAATTAAGAGAAATGGGGTTGTAGAAAGCCTTAAGAAAGATTCTCAAGGAGAAGTGGTCATTACCAAATTGAACGAAGATGTTCTTATAGATATTGCAGATGATGGCAATGGCGAGTATATTGATGGTTCTAACACCGAGGCTGCCGTAGAACGGATAAAAGAACAACTCCTGCAAATGGACAAAAAGGAGTTTGAAGCCAAGCAATTTGCAGAATTCAAAGACCAGTTTCAATGGTTTCTAGGAATTGGATTGTTATTTTTGCTATTGGATATCTTTATTCTTGAAAAGCGAACAAAATGGCTTAAAAAGCTGAATTTATTCAACGAAAAAGAAATAGAATAA
- a CDS encoding AAA family ATPase: MEENTTVDINAVNEKIAQESAFIDLLILEMNKVIVGQKHMVERLLIGLLGQGHILLEGVPGLAKTLAINTLSKAVKGSFSRIQFTPDLLPADVTGTLIYNMKENDFSIKKGPIFANFVLADEINRAPAKVQSALLEAMQEKQVTIGDETFTLDKPFLVMATQNPVEQEGTYPLPEAQVDRFMLKTVIDYPKLNEEQMIMRQNLLGSYDTVNPVVSIEQILSAQKAVREVYMDEKIEKYILDIVFATRYPEKYNLEDLKPLISFGASPRGSINLGTAAKCYAFIKRRGYVVPEDVRAIVHDVLRHRIGITYEAEAENITSEEIINKIVNEIEVP; encoded by the coding sequence ATGGAAGAAAATACTACGGTAGATATTAATGCGGTAAACGAGAAAATTGCACAAGAGAGTGCATTTATCGACTTATTGATATTAGAAATGAACAAAGTAATCGTTGGCCAAAAACACATGGTTGAAAGATTACTTATTGGTTTACTTGGCCAAGGTCACATTTTATTGGAAGGTGTACCTGGTTTGGCAAAAACATTGGCCATTAACACATTGTCAAAAGCAGTGAAAGGTAGTTTTAGCAGAATTCAGTTTACACCAGACCTTTTACCTGCGGATGTTACAGGTACATTGATCTACAATATGAAAGAGAACGACTTTTCAATAAAGAAAGGTCCGATTTTCGCAAATTTTGTGTTAGCAGATGAGATTAACCGTGCTCCGGCCAAAGTGCAATCCGCACTTTTAGAGGCCATGCAGGAGAAGCAGGTAACTATTGGTGACGAAACTTTTACCTTAGACAAGCCATTTTTGGTTATGGCAACGCAAAACCCAGTGGAGCAAGAAGGAACATATCCCTTACCGGAAGCACAGGTTGACCGTTTTATGCTAAAGACCGTTATTGACTACCCAAAATTGAACGAGGAGCAAATGATTATGCGCCAGAATTTATTAGGGTCTTATGATACGGTGAATCCGGTAGTTAGTATTGAGCAAATACTAAGTGCCCAAAAGGCTGTTCGTGAAGTTTACATGGACGAAAAAATAGAAAAATATATTCTAGATATTGTTTTTGCTACTAGATATCCAGAGAAATACAACCTTGAAGATTTAAAACCTCTTATTAGTTTTGGCGCTTCACCAAGGGGTAGTATTAACTTGGGCACTGCAGCAAAATGTTACGCTTTCATCAAAAGGAGAGGTTATGTTGTTCCTGAAGACGTAAGAGCCATAGTTCATGATGTTCTACGCCATAGAATAGGAATTACCTATGAGGCGGAGGCCGAGAATATTACTTCCGAAGAAATCATCAATAAAATTGTTAACGAGATTGAAGTACCTTAA
- a CDS encoding DUF58 domain-containing protein: MDTKELLKKVRKIEIKTRRLSDHIFGGEYHSTFKGRGMTFSEVRQYQFGDDVRTIDWNVTARYNEPYIKVFEEERELTMMLMVDVSGSELFGTTNQFKKDVITEISATLAFSALQNNDKAGLILFSDEIELFIPPKKGKSHVLRIIRELLEFKPKSNKTDVAAALKFLSSVMKKKAIVFVLSDFIAEDYEKTLKISGNKHDLTGIRVYDEHEESIPNLGMVQMQDAETGKISLVNTQSKSVRRSYEAYYRQRVDYYKNTFSKSGCGVIDCRVDESYVKKLLGYFKRRG; the protein is encoded by the coding sequence ATGGATACTAAAGAGCTACTTAAAAAAGTACGGAAGATCGAGATAAAGACACGCCGTCTGTCCGATCATATTTTTGGCGGGGAATACCACTCTACGTTTAAAGGGCGCGGTATGACCTTTAGTGAAGTTCGCCAGTATCAGTTTGGTGATGATGTCCGCACTATTGACTGGAACGTTACCGCTCGCTACAATGAACCCTATATTAAAGTTTTTGAAGAAGAACGTGAGCTTACCATGATGCTCATGGTAGATGTAAGTGGCTCAGAACTTTTTGGTACTACAAATCAGTTTAAAAAAGATGTAATTACAGAAATATCGGCAACTTTGGCCTTTTCTGCATTACAGAACAATGATAAAGCAGGTCTTATTCTTTTTTCTGACGAGATAGAGCTTTTTATCCCTCCTAAAAAAGGAAAAAGCCATGTGCTTCGCATCATTAGGGAATTGCTAGAATTTAAACCAAAAAGTAACAAAACGGATGTTGCTGCCGCCCTTAAGTTCTTGAGTAGTGTAATGAAGAAAAAGGCAATAGTTTTTGTGCTATCGGATTTTATCGCTGAGGACTACGAAAAGACTTTAAAAATTTCTGGCAACAAACACGACCTTACGGGTATACGGGTGTATGATGAGCATGAAGAGTCCATACCCAACCTAGGCATGGTTCAAATGCAAGATGCAGAAACCGGCAAGATAAGCCTAGTAAACACCCAGTCAAAGAGTGTGCGTAGGTCTTACGAGGCGTATTATAGACAACGAGTGGATTATTATAAGAACACGTTTTCTAAATCTGGCTGCGGAGTCATAGATTGTAGGGTAGACGAGAGTTATGTAAAAAAATTATTAGGCTATTTTAAGCGCAGAGGTTAA
- a CDS encoding SDR family NAD(P)-dependent oxidoreductase: MRKTVLITGATSGIGRATAILFAVQGFKLVLCGRRQERLDALQSELSKQCEVQTLNFDVRDKDAVFKAIGSLPQDFSQIDVLVNNAGNAHGLDPIDQGNTDDWDAMLDINVKGLLYVSKAVIPHMVERKSGHIINIGSTAGKEVYPKGNVYCASKHAVDALTKGMRMDLNPYGIKVGGIHPGAVETEFSNVRFKGDDNKADEVYDGFEPLKPEDIAEIIHFVVTRPYHVNIADLIVMPTAQASATLLNRSL; this comes from the coding sequence ATGAGAAAGACCGTATTAATTACAGGGGCAACCAGTGGTATTGGGCGTGCAACAGCTATTTTGTTCGCGGTACAAGGTTTTAAACTGGTGCTCTGCGGAAGAAGACAGGAGCGTCTTGATGCGCTTCAGTCAGAATTAAGTAAACAATGTGAGGTACAGACCCTAAATTTTGATGTACGGGATAAAGATGCTGTTTTTAAAGCGATAGGTTCTTTACCACAAGATTTTTCCCAGATAGATGTTTTGGTCAATAACGCAGGTAATGCCCATGGTCTAGACCCTATTGATCAGGGAAATACAGACGATTGGGATGCCATGCTAGATATTAATGTAAAAGGGCTGCTTTATGTTTCTAAAGCTGTGATTCCCCATATGGTGGAAAGAAAATCGGGCCATATTATTAATATTGGGTCTACGGCGGGGAAAGAGGTCTACCCCAAAGGAAATGTGTATTGTGCCAGTAAACATGCGGTTGATGCACTAACCAAAGGAATGAGAATGGATTTGAACCCGTACGGAATTAAGGTGGGAGGGATTCACCCTGGAGCTGTAGAAACCGAATTTAGTAATGTGAGGTTTAAAGGAGATGATAATAAGGCCGATGAAGTCTATGATGGTTTTGAGCCTTTAAAACCCGAGGATATTGCTGAAATCATACATTTTGTGGTTACCCGGCCGTATCACGTAAACATTGCCGATTTAATTGTTATGCCTACAGCGCAAGCTTCTGCAACTCTATTGAATAGGTCATTATGA
- a CDS encoding tetratricopeptide repeat protein translates to MRNIVFILFFIGFVSFAQDEEKEREKALDASKNLTYEGNKALSEDNFIDAEVDYRKAIAKSDENSAAPYNLANAYYKKETYSEAFGRYKQAGELATNKADKHRAYHNMGNVFMKRKEYQKAVEAYKEALRNNPKDEETRYNLALAKKMLEKEQEQNDQNQDNKDDQDKNEDQKDENEDKKDGDNKEENQDQDKKDEGDKGDEGDKNEEQKDENKEGEGDEKEEQKKQPDQGEGDKPEEQQQQPRPNQLSKQQVQNLLEAMQNEEKKVQEKIDAQKVKGVKVKNEKDW, encoded by the coding sequence ATGAGAAATATTGTTTTCATATTGTTTTTTATCGGTTTCGTTTCTTTTGCACAAGACGAGGAAAAGGAAAGAGAAAAAGCACTTGATGCTTCTAAAAATCTTACTTACGAAGGCAATAAAGCACTCTCAGAAGATAATTTTATTGATGCCGAAGTAGATTATAGAAAAGCTATTGCCAAAAGCGATGAGAACTCTGCCGCACCTTACAATTTGGCAAATGCCTATTACAAGAAAGAAACCTATAGCGAAGCTTTTGGGCGTTACAAGCAAGCTGGGGAACTAGCAACCAATAAAGCAGATAAACACCGTGCTTACCACAACATGGGCAATGTGTTCATGAAAAGAAAAGAATATCAAAAAGCGGTGGAAGCGTATAAAGAAGCCCTTCGCAACAATCCTAAAGATGAAGAAACACGTTACAATCTAGCTTTGGCAAAAAAGATGCTCGAAAAAGAACAAGAGCAGAATGACCAAAACCAAGATAACAAAGACGACCAGGACAAGAACGAAGACCAAAAAGACGAAAACGAGGACAAGAAGGACGGGGACAACAAAGAAGAGAACCAAGACCAAGATAAAAAGGACGAAGGAGACAAGGGAGACGAAGGCGATAAGAACGAGGAACAGAAAGACGAGAATAAAGAAGGGGAAGGCGATGAAAAAGAAGAGCAGAAAAAGCAACCTGACCAAGGCGAAGGTGATAAACCCGAAGAACAGCAACAACAGCCCCGACCTAATCAATTAAGTAAACAGCAAGTACAAAATCTTCTTGAAGCCATGCAGAACGAAGAGAAAA
- a CDS encoding vWA domain-containing protein produces MLDNISFANPEFFWLLLLLPLAVLWYFYKRKEQVASLKIPTIKGFENIGFLPKLKPLLFLLRLSALTAIIVAMARPQTEDISTRTKTTKGIDIVMAIDVSSSMLARDLKPNRLAALKDVAAEFIKERPNDRIGLVAYAGEGYTKTPITSDKEIVLRALREITYGQLNDGTAIGMGLATSVNRLKESKASSKIIILLTDGVNNSGFIEPQTAADLAIEFGIKTYTIGLGTNGNALSPVAYNSDGSFRYGMRQVEIDEDLLKDIAKVTGGKYFRATDNEKLEAIYDEINKLEKTEIEEFKYYKYEEKFRPWVLLAGALLLLEWILRNTLFRSFI; encoded by the coding sequence ATGTTAGATAATATATCATTTGCAAACCCGGAATTTTTTTGGTTGCTATTATTGCTTCCACTGGCCGTGCTTTGGTATTTCTACAAACGTAAGGAACAGGTTGCCTCTTTAAAAATACCCACTATTAAAGGTTTTGAAAACATAGGCTTCCTTCCAAAATTAAAGCCTTTATTGTTTTTGCTCCGTCTATCCGCCCTTACCGCAATTATTGTGGCTATGGCAAGACCACAGACAGAGGATATCTCTACTAGAACCAAAACTACCAAGGGTATAGACATTGTTATGGCTATAGATGTTTCTTCCAGTATGTTGGCAAGAGATCTTAAACCTAATCGTCTGGCCGCTTTAAAAGACGTTGCTGCGGAATTCATTAAGGAACGTCCTAATGATCGTATTGGCTTGGTTGCTTATGCAGGCGAAGGCTACACCAAAACACCCATAACAAGTGATAAGGAAATCGTTCTACGAGCGCTACGGGAAATTACTTATGGGCAGCTAAATGATGGTACGGCAATAGGTATGGGCTTAGCTACGTCGGTAAATCGCCTAAAAGAAAGTAAAGCGTCCAGCAAGATTATTATTCTATTGACGGATGGTGTAAACAATTCTGGTTTTATAGAACCGCAGACCGCTGCAGATTTAGCTATAGAGTTTGGAATTAAAACCTATACCATTGGTTTGGGAACTAATGGCAATGCACTTTCTCCGGTAGCTTATAACAGTGACGGTTCTTTTAGATATGGCATGCGCCAGGTTGAAATTGATGAAGACCTCTTAAAAGATATTGCAAAAGTTACAGGAGGGAAGTATTTTAGGGCCACTGATAACGAAAAGTTAGAGGCCATCTATGACGAAATAAACAAACTTGAAAAAACAGAGATAGAAGAATTCAAATACTACAAGTACGAAGAGAAATTCAGACCTTGGGTTCTCTTGGCCGGCGCCTTACTTTTATTGGAATGGATTTTGAGAAATACACTTTTCAGAAGTTTTATTTAA
- a CDS encoding aldo/keto reductase — MQKNNFYSKVIAGTMTWGSWGKGFSKSSMIELMNHCLETGITTFDHADIYGGYTTEEDFGNAFKESGISRESIQLISKCGIQIDSEARKNQVKHYNYSSDYIIWSAEQSLQKLKTDYLDLLLLHRPSPLMEPNNIAAAIVRLKEQGKIKSFGVSNFLPSQIALVETVMPIEGNQVEFSLTQSDVMYDGTLDDCLANQRMVMSYSPLGSYFRNDDEVSKRLKNAMKPMLEKYEVTEDQLLLAWVMKHPSKVFPVVGTATKSRLSAAIEATKIEIEKTDWFILLEAAKGHEVA, encoded by the coding sequence ATGCAAAAGAACAATTTTTATTCCAAAGTTATAGCAGGAACTATGACTTGGGGCAGCTGGGGAAAAGGTTTTTCCAAATCTAGTATGATTGAGCTAATGAACCACTGTTTGGAAACAGGGATAACCACCTTTGACCACGCTGATATTTATGGGGGATACACTACCGAAGAAGATTTTGGAAATGCGTTTAAAGAGAGTGGTATTTCGCGTGAATCTATCCAATTAATTTCTAAATGTGGGATTCAAATAGATTCCGAAGCCCGAAAAAATCAGGTAAAACATTACAACTACAGCTCAGATTATATTATTTGGTCTGCAGAACAATCGCTTCAAAAACTAAAAACGGATTATTTGGACTTGCTTTTGCTGCATAGGCCAAGCCCTTTGATGGAACCAAACAACATTGCTGCTGCAATTGTAAGATTAAAAGAACAAGGAAAAATAAAGAGTTTTGGAGTATCTAATTTTTTGCCGTCCCAAATAGCGCTTGTAGAAACGGTAATGCCTATAGAAGGGAATCAGGTGGAATTTTCTTTAACGCAAAGCGATGTAATGTATGACGGCACTTTAGACGATTGTTTGGCGAACCAAAGAATGGTAATGTCTTATAGTCCACTTGGCTCGTATTTCAGGAATGATGATGAGGTTTCAAAACGATTAAAAAATGCCATGAAACCCATGCTTGAGAAATATGAGGTTACTGAAGACCAATTGTTGTTAGCGTGGGTGATGAAGCATCCTTCCAAAGTGTTTCCGGTTGTAGGTACGGCCACTAAGTCTCGCTTGTCCGCAGCAATTGAAGCTACAAAAATTGAAATAGAAAAAACTGATTGGTTTATTTTGTTGGAAGCTGCAAAAGGTCATGAAGTTGCTTAA